The Niastella koreensis GR20-10 genome includes a window with the following:
- a CDS encoding L,D-transpeptidase family protein — MKSKWLIAGLIVVAVSGLAAFRTIERKVFRRNLFRSKPVGELYLIVDKSEYELQVYDADGWYATYPVVFGNKDLSDKLIEGDRRTPEGTFKILSKKPHQKWHKMFMLDYPTPESWAKFKDRKAKGIIPQSAKIGGGIAIHGTWPHDELVVDDYTNWTNGCVALKNEDLDELDGIVDIGTKVIIQR, encoded by the coding sequence ATGAAATCTAAGTGGCTTATCGCAGGCCTTATTGTTGTTGCTGTCTCCGGATTAGCAGCATTCAGAACCATTGAAAGAAAAGTTTTTAGAAGAAATTTATTCAGGTCTAAGCCTGTGGGCGAATTGTATTTGATTGTTGACAAATCTGAATACGAGCTGCAGGTGTATGATGCAGACGGCTGGTATGCCACCTATCCCGTAGTATTTGGCAACAAAGATCTTTCCGATAAACTAATCGAAGGTGACCGCCGTACACCGGAAGGCACTTTTAAAATACTCTCCAAAAAGCCTCACCAGAAATGGCATAAGATGTTTATGCTCGATTACCCCACGCCCGAAAGCTGGGCTAAATTCAAAGACCGTAAGGCAAAAGGCATTATTCCGCAAAGTGCTAAAATCGGCGGTGGTATAGCCATCCACGGCACCTGGCCACACGATGAGCTGGTGGTAGATGATTATACCAACTGGACCAATGGATGTGTAGCATTAAAAAATGAAGACCTCGACGAACTGGATGGGATAGTTGACATTGGCACCAAAGTGATTATTCAACGGTAA
- the tsaB gene encoding tRNA (adenosine(37)-N6)-threonylcarbamoyltransferase complex dimerization subunit type 1 TsaB, producing the protein MRSVFACSLKLKANTVCDCILLSAFGLQPSAVLLAACSPNLKPRSYFYNKNMILSIDTATDQASVTIAENGEVIGTFTNDNQKDHAAWVQVAINDLLQQKGVSMQQLQAIAITAGPGSYTGLRVGMATAKGLCFALQIPLITINTLQVMAYAAIDQLGSDVLNMEPPLCYCPMIDARRMEVFTAVYDDKLEEIISPKAVILEELSFKDELNNRSLVCFGNGSLKWKNVSRYPNVLFIEEKIDIAKSLAKLATSLHLKQNFANLAYTEPVYLKEFYTYIKK; encoded by the coding sequence ATGCGATCTGTATTTGCTTGCAGCTTAAAGCTCAAAGCTAATACAGTTTGCGATTGTATTTTGCTTTCGGCTTTCGGCCTTCAGCCTTCAGCTGTATTGCTTGCGGCTTGCAGCCCAAACTTAAAACCACGAAGTTACTTTTATAACAAGAATATGATATTAAGCATAGATACAGCTACCGATCAGGCGAGTGTAACCATAGCAGAAAATGGCGAAGTAATAGGTACATTTACCAATGATAATCAGAAAGATCATGCAGCCTGGGTACAGGTGGCGATAAACGATTTATTACAGCAAAAAGGTGTGAGCATGCAGCAGCTGCAAGCCATCGCTATAACTGCAGGCCCCGGCTCTTATACAGGCTTGCGTGTAGGTATGGCAACAGCCAAAGGCTTATGCTTTGCACTACAAATACCGCTCATAACAATTAATACCCTGCAGGTAATGGCTTATGCAGCCATCGATCAACTGGGTAGTGATGTATTAAATATGGAGCCGCCGCTGTGTTATTGCCCAATGATAGATGCACGCCGTATGGAAGTGTTCACTGCAGTGTATGATGATAAATTGGAGGAGATCATATCCCCTAAAGCGGTGATACTTGAAGAATTAAGTTTTAAAGATGAGTTAAATAACCGATCGTTGGTATGCTTTGGAAATGGCAGTCTAAAGTGGAAAAATGTGAGCAGGTATCCTAACGTTCTATTTATAGAGGAAAAAATTGATATTGCTAAATCCCTTGCTAAACTCGCGACCAGCTTACATTTGAAGCAGAATTTTGCCAACTTGGCGTACACTGAGCCCGTTTATCTAAAAGAATTTTACACTTATATCAAAAAATGA
- a CDS encoding RNA polymerase sigma factor gives MTEKEYNQCVAEYADNVYRFILKNLRHEEDARDVVQAAFEKMWRSRADVDNTKCKSYLFTVAYNQMIDHLRKAKRVQLRDEFKEETQVYDKPVYNTRKILEEALSRLSETQRSLVLLKDYEGYSYEEIGQITGLNESQVKVYLHRARIQLKNYLVKPENVI, from the coding sequence ATGACCGAGAAAGAGTATAATCAATGCGTAGCTGAGTATGCGGACAACGTGTACCGGTTCATCCTTAAAAATCTTCGCCATGAAGAGGATGCCCGGGATGTTGTTCAGGCCGCATTTGAAAAAATGTGGCGGAGCCGGGCAGATGTGGATAATACCAAATGCAAAAGTTATTTGTTTACGGTTGCTTATAACCAAATGATAGACCATTTGCGGAAAGCCAAACGGGTACAATTGCGCGATGAGTTTAAAGAAGAAACACAGGTTTATGACAAGCCTGTGTACAACACCCGTAAGATCCTGGAAGAAGCATTAAGCCGGTTGAGCGAAACACAACGTTCACTGGTATTGCTGAAAGACTATGAGGGGTATTCGTATGAAGAGATCGGACAAATTACCGGTTTGAACGAAAGCCAGGTAAAAGTGTATCTTCACCGCGCCCGTATACAATTAAAAAACTATCTGGTAAAACCTGAAAATGTCATTTAA
- the kbl gene encoding glycine C-acetyltransferase translates to MNDKLVKRLADELAEIKAAGLFKTERIIESPQGAEITVNGKTVLNFCANNYLGLSSHPKVIEAAKKYVDYRGYGMSSVRFICGTQDIHKELEQKISAFLGTEDTILYVAAFDANGGVFEPLYNEQDAIISDELNHASIIDGVRLCKAQRLRYKHNNMADLEEKLKESQSLRNRIIVTDGSFSMDGTIAQLDAIVALAEKYDAAVMIDESHSSGFLGKTGRGTHEYRGVMGKIDIITGTLGKALGGASGGFTSGRKEVIEMLRQRSRPYLFSNTLAPGIVGASIAVLDLLSETTELRDKLEFNTKYFRSKMTEAGFDIKPGDHPIVPIMLYDAVIAQNFAARLLDEGIYVIGFFYPVVAKGQARIRVQLSAAHEQQHLDKAIAAFAKIGKELGVLKTAEKV, encoded by the coding sequence ATGAATGACAAATTAGTAAAACGCCTGGCCGATGAGCTGGCTGAGATAAAAGCTGCCGGTTTATTCAAAACGGAACGCATTATTGAATCGCCCCAGGGCGCCGAGATAACGGTAAATGGTAAAACGGTGCTTAATTTCTGCGCCAATAACTACCTCGGTTTATCATCGCATCCCAAAGTAATTGAGGCCGCCAAGAAATATGTGGATTACCGGGGTTACGGGATGAGCAGTGTACGCTTTATTTGCGGCACCCAGGATATTCATAAAGAACTGGAACAAAAGATATCTGCCTTTTTGGGTACTGAAGACACTATTCTGTATGTAGCTGCCTTCGACGCCAACGGAGGTGTGTTTGAACCGCTGTATAACGAGCAGGATGCCATTATCTCCGACGAACTGAACCACGCATCCATCATCGATGGGGTACGCTTATGTAAGGCCCAGCGGTTACGTTACAAGCATAATAACATGGCCGACCTGGAGGAGAAACTGAAAGAGTCACAATCGCTCCGTAACCGCATCATTGTTACCGATGGTTCCTTTAGCATGGATGGCACTATTGCCCAGCTGGATGCCATTGTTGCCCTGGCTGAAAAATACGATGCTGCTGTCATGATCGATGAGAGCCATTCGAGCGGCTTTTTGGGCAAAACAGGCCGTGGTACCCACGAATACCGCGGGGTAATGGGAAAAATTGATATCATCACCGGCACCCTGGGTAAAGCCCTGGGCGGTGCATCGGGTGGTTTTACCAGCGGCCGCAAAGAAGTGATTGAAATGTTGCGGCAGCGTTCCCGCCCTTATTTGTTCTCCAACACCCTGGCGCCGGGCATTGTAGGCGCTTCCATTGCCGTGTTGGACCTGTTGAGCGAAACCACTGAATTACGTGATAAGCTCGAATTCAATACCAAATACTTCCGCAGTAAAATGACGGAGGCCGGGTTCGACATTAAACCGGGCGACCATCCTATAGTACCTATTATGCTGTATGATGCTGTTATAGCCCAGAATTTTGCTGCCCGTTTGCTCGATGAAGGCATTTATGTAATTGGCTTCTTTTATCCTGTGGTGGCCAAAGGGCAGGCCCGCATCCGGGTACAATTGAGTGCAGCGCATGAACAACAACACCTTGACAAAGCCATTGCCGCCTTTGCGAAAATTGGTAAAGAACTGGGGGTGCTGAAAACAGCTGAGAAAGTATAA
- a CDS encoding DUF3267 domain-containing protein, protein MFIPGPVISAITFPGVIVHELAHQLFCRLYKVPVFKVVYFQFGNPAGYVLHEAPANKWQSIMISIGPFFLNTILGALIALPAALSTYNIDHSGFLEYLLMYLGVSIAMHAFPSTGDASSIWRALNDKDTNLFVKAVGFPIVGLIYLGAIGSFFWLDLLYGIGVAIELPKLIISHFV, encoded by the coding sequence ATGTTTATACCTGGACCTGTAATCAGCGCCATAACCTTCCCTGGCGTGATTGTTCACGAACTGGCTCACCAGTTGTTTTGCCGGTTGTATAAAGTGCCTGTGTTTAAAGTAGTGTACTTTCAATTTGGCAACCCGGCCGGCTATGTATTGCATGAAGCACCTGCCAACAAATGGCAAAGCATTATGATCAGCATCGGGCCGTTTTTTCTGAATACGATCCTGGGTGCATTAATAGCCCTGCCAGCCGCCCTGTCTACCTATAACATCGATCATTCCGGTTTTCTCGAATACCTGTTAATGTACCTGGGTGTGTCCATAGCCATGCATGCTTTTCCCAGTACGGGAGATGCGAGCTCTATCTGGCGTGCATTGAATGATAAAGACACTAACTTATTCGTGAAAGCGGTAGGTTTTCCCATAGTGGGGCTAATTTACCTGGGTGCTATAGGCAGCTTTTTCTGGCTCGATCTGTTGTATGGCATTGGCGTGGCAATTGAGTTGCCAAAACTGATCATCTCACACTTTGTATAA
- a CDS encoding outer membrane beta-barrel protein — protein sequence MKQVIILLIGISMCLTGLAQTDSTRNESSPKDSTASENDTIRVGGMIIIKKRRNHDSDNNNEAKTYHRNTKPSRVKTNWWIVDLGFANYNDQTDYKGSAIQDPATGFAPGFGKDQFKLRYGKSVNVNIWAFMQKLNITRGVVNLKYGLGVELNNYRYKEPILYHTSPTQVVLDNSRNYSKNKLAADYVTIPVMLNFNFTPHRKQGFGFSVGASAGYLYSSRQKTITNTNGKQKEHDDFDLKPWKISYIAELGLGPVKLYGSYAATSMFDKGLDQRPYNFGLRLSHF from the coding sequence ATGAAACAGGTAATAATACTCCTGATCGGGATTAGTATGTGCTTAACCGGCCTTGCCCAAACCGATTCAACCAGAAACGAGTCAAGCCCCAAAGATTCAACGGCCAGCGAAAATGACACCATTCGCGTAGGCGGAATGATCATTATTAAAAAACGCCGTAACCACGATAGCGACAATAACAACGAAGCTAAAACCTACCACCGCAATACCAAGCCTTCGCGCGTAAAAACCAACTGGTGGATCGTGGACCTCGGTTTTGCCAACTATAACGATCAAACCGATTACAAAGGCAGCGCCATCCAGGACCCTGCAACCGGGTTCGCACCCGGCTTTGGTAAAGACCAGTTTAAATTACGTTACGGCAAATCAGTGAACGTTAACATCTGGGCCTTCATGCAAAAGCTGAACATCACCAGGGGTGTTGTAAACCTGAAATACGGCCTGGGTGTGGAATTAAATAATTATCGCTATAAAGAACCCATTCTTTATCACACCAGCCCAACACAGGTAGTACTTGACAATTCGCGGAACTATTCAAAAAATAAACTCGCCGCGGATTACGTAACCATTCCTGTTATGCTGAATTTCAATTTCACCCCGCATCGCAAACAGGGTTTTGGGTTTAGCGTAGGCGCCAGCGCCGGATACCTGTATTCGAGCCGTCAAAAAACCATCACCAACACCAATGGTAAACAAAAAGAGCACGACGATTTTGATCTGAAGCCATGGAAGATCTCTTATATAGCCGAGTTAGGCCTGGGCCCGGTAAAATTATACGGATCATATGCTGCCACAAGCATGTTTGACAAAGGCCTCGATCAACGCCCCTACAATTTTGGATTGCGATTAAGTCACTTTTAA
- a CDS encoding tetratricopeptide repeat protein produces the protein MENNQLPENPGSAEPKGCINCGSRLVEEKFPTRLCSGCRELFIKFPIPLGIKLFGTGVGLVLIFAMFSIPKNFMLAKHLEKGKQYEAKKQYKSAQREFSDVVWEAPDNLEANEHLAIAAFYNLDLERFIKTVDKMQGKKVEDEALYNQLSDLVTRAKSFYPDEELGEVLMKYNKKKEVPDSVYTNYLKEKPDNGFALYSYAGILYGRNNLVGADSIFQRLLAVDAQHPFALRWMATIARQRGQLQESAQYCNKIIEINKEAGYAYASLARTRLKENKLAEGLQMAQKSVDIDKEDSYNEATLAIALHMNKQSAKSNDVIMELKQRKDSSVTGDLQFAMDVINQKDSL, from the coding sequence ATGGAAAATAACCAGTTGCCCGAAAACCCCGGTTCGGCAGAACCGAAAGGATGCATTAATTGTGGCAGTCGTTTAGTAGAAGAAAAATTTCCCACCCGTTTGTGTTCCGGTTGCCGGGAACTATTTATAAAATTCCCCATACCGTTAGGCATTAAGCTCTTTGGTACAGGGGTAGGGCTGGTATTGATCTTTGCCATGTTCTCCATTCCTAAAAATTTTATGCTGGCTAAACACCTGGAGAAGGGTAAACAATACGAAGCCAAAAAGCAATATAAAAGCGCCCAGCGTGAGTTCTCCGATGTGGTGTGGGAGGCGCCTGATAACCTGGAAGCCAACGAACATTTAGCTATAGCCGCCTTTTATAACCTCGACCTGGAAAGATTTATAAAGACGGTAGATAAAATGCAGGGTAAGAAAGTGGAGGACGAAGCCCTTTACAACCAATTGAGCGACCTGGTAACAAGAGCAAAAAGCTTTTATCCGGATGAAGAGTTGGGGGAAGTGCTGATGAAATATAATAAGAAAAAGGAGGTGCCTGATTCGGTGTATACAAACTACCTGAAGGAAAAGCCTGATAATGGATTTGCCCTTTACTCCTACGCCGGAATATTATATGGGCGAAATAACCTGGTTGGCGCCGATTCCATATTTCAGCGGTTGCTGGCAGTAGATGCACAACACCCGTTTGCATTGCGATGGATGGCCACCATTGCCCGTCAACGCGGGCAACTACAGGAATCTGCGCAATACTGTAACAAGATCATTGAAATAAATAAGGAAGCGGGGTATGCCTATGCTTCCCTGGCCCGCACCCGGCTTAAAGAGAACAAGCTGGCAGAGGGGCTGCAGATGGCGCAAAAAAGTGTGGATATAGATAAAGAAGATTCCTACAATGAGGCTACGCTGGCCATTGCGTTGCATATGAACAAACAATCTGCAAAAAGCAACGACGTGATAATGGAGTTAAAGCAGCGTAAAGATTCATCTGTTACCGGCGATCTTCAATTTGCGATGGATGTAATTAACCAAAAAGATTCACTTTAA
- a CDS encoding RidA family protein has translation MQKNIITTTQAPAPIGPYSQAVEAGNMLFISGQVPINPATGTVEATDVAGETDQVMKNLQAILTEAGYDFSHIVKTTIFLSDMSHFTAVNEVYGKYFTGNYPARETVAVKGLPRNVNVEISMIAAK, from the coding sequence ATGCAAAAAAATATCATCACTACCACCCAGGCGCCAGCTCCTATTGGCCCTTATAGCCAGGCTGTAGAGGCCGGTAATATGTTATTTATTTCAGGCCAGGTACCTATTAACCCTGCCACCGGCACGGTAGAGGCTACCGATGTAGCCGGCGAAACAGACCAGGTTATGAAAAACCTGCAGGCGATTTTAACCGAAGCTGGCTACGACTTCAGCCATATTGTAAAAACTACGATTTTCCTGAGTGATATGTCGCATTTTACTGCCGTGAATGAAGTATATGGAAAGTACTTTACCGGTAATTACCCGGCCCGCGAAACCGTTGCGGTTAAAGGCCTGCCCCGGAACGTGAATGTGGAGATAAGTATGATTGCAGCAAAATAA
- a CDS encoding 3-hydroxyacyl-CoA dehydrogenase family protein yields MTVAILADDILKQELLTKKLPEAITVVWVDSVRSLTIADADVYIDLLFELNVERTQQLKRLQPKPVIVNAVPWTTKKIGANFIRINAWPGLLQRPVIEIALPDTVSEAVVKTIFEQLQWQYILAPDIPGMITARVLSAIINEAYYTLGAEVSTREEIDIAMKLGTSYPYGPFEWSDKIGLTKVYELLTELSSEDARYVPAPALQKAIGSGQ; encoded by the coding sequence ATGACAGTGGCCATTTTAGCCGATGATATATTAAAACAGGAGTTACTAACCAAAAAGCTGCCGGAAGCCATTACGGTGGTATGGGTTGATTCCGTTCGTTCATTAACCATTGCTGATGCCGATGTGTATATAGACCTGTTGTTTGAATTAAATGTAGAAAGAACGCAACAGTTAAAGCGGTTGCAGCCGAAGCCGGTAATAGTAAATGCCGTGCCCTGGACAACAAAAAAGATAGGCGCCAATTTTATTCGCATAAATGCCTGGCCGGGTTTATTACAACGGCCTGTAATCGAAATAGCGTTGCCCGATACTGTTAGTGAAGCGGTTGTAAAAACCATCTTTGAACAATTGCAATGGCAATATATCCTGGCGCCTGATATTCCCGGAATGATCACGGCACGTGTATTGTCTGCCATCATTAACGAAGCGTATTATACCCTGGGGGCAGAAGTTAGTACGCGGGAGGAGATTGATATTGCCATGAAGCTGGGCACCAGCTATCCGTACGGTCCGTTTGAATGGAGCGATAAAATAGGCCTTACGAAGGTGTATGAGCTATTGACTGAATTAAGCAGTGAGGATGCGCGTTATGTACCGGCGCCTGCGCTACAAAAGGCAATAGGCAGTGGGCAGTAG
- a CDS encoding DUF6814 family protein, giving the protein MNQLKKWLGIVWMLLGPVAIYYLIKTAAAEIAKTPGINTIIQWAVFVIIFIPIAIGLVIFGYYALKGEYDHLPENSNEI; this is encoded by the coding sequence ATGAATCAATTAAAAAAATGGCTGGGTATTGTATGGATGTTGTTGGGGCCGGTTGCTATATATTATCTTATTAAAACTGCTGCTGCAGAAATTGCAAAAACGCCCGGTATCAATACCATTATACAATGGGCTGTATTCGTAATTATATTTATACCTATCGCTATAGGGCTGGTAATATTTGGTTATTACGCCTTAAAGGGCGAATATGATCATTTGCCGGAAAACTCTAACGAAATTTAA
- a CDS encoding MFS transporter, whose translation MTQPSESKTIWKVIAASSVGTLIEWYDFYIFGSLTTVIADQFFPKENPTAALLSTLATFAAGFIVRPFGALVFGRLGDLIGRKYTFLLTLILMGGSTFAIGLIPKYTTIGYAAPLLVLLLRLLQGLALGGEYGGAATYVAEHAPPHRRGYYTSWIQTTATLGLFLSLGVILLTRHVLAPDLTTSIERFKDWGWRIPFWASILLVIVSIYIRMKMNESPLFAKLKSEGKVSVNPLKESFGHKANLKMVLLALFGATMGQGVVWYTGQFYAQNFLETVCHIDFDQSRTIIIWAILFATPFFVVFGGWSDKIGRKWIMLIGMLLAICTYQFIFKQFLNLTQPTGKTELTAHRKFLSEGTTPLKKGKPDSLHLRTWEVHYADGAVFHEVKQDTLWANPARAAATQTATIYNEKKLDTRTYIKIVGWMFILILYVTMVYGPIAAFLVELFPTRIRYTSMSLPYHIGNGVFGGLTPFIATLLTTVYVADKLSGLWYTIIVGAICFFIGAVYISNRIDADVND comes from the coding sequence ATGACGCAACCATCAGAATCAAAAACTATCTGGAAGGTTATTGCTGCCTCTTCGGTAGGCACCTTAATTGAATGGTACGACTTTTACATCTTTGGCAGCCTTACAACTGTTATTGCCGATCAGTTCTTTCCTAAAGAAAATCCAACCGCTGCACTTTTATCAACACTGGCCACCTTTGCAGCCGGTTTTATAGTACGCCCTTTTGGCGCCCTCGTATTTGGCCGCTTAGGCGACCTGATTGGTAGGAAATACACTTTCCTGCTGACCCTGATCCTTATGGGCGGTTCTACCTTTGCCATTGGGCTGATACCCAAATACACTACTATTGGTTATGCTGCTCCGCTGTTGGTTTTGCTGCTTCGTTTATTGCAGGGGCTGGCACTGGGTGGTGAATATGGTGGTGCGGCTACCTATGTAGCAGAACATGCGCCTCCGCACAGACGTGGTTATTATACCAGCTGGATCCAAACCACCGCCACCCTTGGTTTATTTCTTTCACTGGGTGTTATCCTGCTTACCCGGCACGTACTGGCCCCCGATCTTACGACCTCTATTGAACGCTTTAAAGACTGGGGCTGGCGTATTCCCTTCTGGGCATCTATCCTGCTTGTGATTGTATCAATCTATATCCGCATGAAGATGAACGAATCACCGCTGTTTGCCAAACTAAAATCAGAGGGGAAAGTATCGGTCAATCCATTAAAGGAAAGCTTTGGCCATAAAGCCAATCTTAAAATGGTACTACTGGCATTATTCGGCGCTACCATGGGTCAGGGTGTGGTATGGTACACAGGTCAGTTTTATGCACAAAACTTTCTGGAAACCGTTTGTCATATCGATTTCGATCAGTCACGCACCATCATCATCTGGGCCATATTGTTTGCCACGCCCTTCTTTGTGGTGTTTGGCGGCTGGAGCGATAAAATAGGCCGCAAATGGATCATGCTCATCGGGATGCTGCTGGCCATATGCACCTATCAATTTATTTTTAAACAGTTCCTCAACTTAACGCAACCCACCGGCAAAACTGAACTTACGGCGCACCGGAAATTTTTGAGCGAAGGCACAACGCCCTTAAAAAAAGGCAAGCCCGATTCCCTGCATCTCCGCACCTGGGAAGTACATTATGCCGACGGTGCGGTGTTTCATGAAGTAAAACAGGATACCTTATGGGCCAACCCGGCCCGGGCTGCGGCAACTCAAACTGCCACCATATACAATGAAAAAAAGCTCGATACCCGGACTTATATAAAGATAGTAGGCTGGATGTTCATCCTGATCCTGTATGTGACCATGGTGTATGGTCCTATAGCCGCCTTCCTGGTTGAGCTGTTCCCAACCCGCATCCGGTATACTTCCATGTCATTACCCTATCACATCGGCAATGGCGTGTTTGGAGGCTTAACACCCTTTATTGCCACCCTGCTCACTACGGTTTATGTAGCCGATAAATTATCAGGATTGTGGTATACCATTATCGTTGGGGCAATATGTTTTTTCATCGGCGCGGTGTATATCTCCAACCGCATAGATGCCGATGTTAACGATTAA
- the acs gene encoding acetate--CoA ligase has product MSYPYQIKTADQYKTAYEKSVNDPEGFWGEIASTFYWRKKWDKVLEWDFKKPTIKWFGGGKLNITENCIDRHLETLGNKPAIIWESNDPEEHHRVLTYRDLHFKVCQFANVLKNNGVKKGDRVCIYMGMVPELAIAVLACARIGAIHSVVFGGFSAQSIADRLQDAKAEFVVTCDGAFRGNKEIPLKGVIDDALVQCPFVKRVIVLTRTRTAVSMIKGRDVWWEDEIKRVETQGNPECVAEEMDAEDMLFILYTSGSTGKPKGVVHTVGGYMVYTNYSFVNVFQYQPGDVHFCTADIGWITGHSYIVYGPLSAGATSLMFEGVPTWPDAGRFWEIVDKYKVNVLYTAPTAIRSLMGFGLDPLKGRSLDSLKVLGTVGEPINEEAWHWYDEHIGKKKCPIVDTWWQTETGGILISNLAGVTPAKPAHATLPLPGVQPVLVDENGKEITGNSVSGNLCIKFPWPGILRTTYGDHERCRLNYFATYENLYFTGDGCLRDEVGNYRITGRVDDVLNVSGHRIGTAEVENAINMHAGVVESAVVGYPHDIKGQGIYCFVIYQGAHGDDENLARKDITQTVARIIGAIAKPDKIQFVSGLPKTRSGKIMRRILRKIAEGEVDKLGDTSTLLDPGVVDEIAKGRL; this is encoded by the coding sequence ATGTCATATCCTTATCAGATAAAAACAGCAGACCAATACAAAACGGCGTACGAAAAAAGTGTTAACGATCCTGAAGGCTTCTGGGGAGAAATAGCTTCTACTTTTTACTGGCGTAAAAAATGGGATAAAGTGCTGGAGTGGGATTTTAAAAAGCCAACCATTAAATGGTTTGGTGGAGGTAAATTGAATATTACCGAAAACTGCATCGATCGTCATCTCGAAACATTAGGTAATAAACCGGCTATTATTTGGGAGTCGAACGATCCTGAAGAACATCACCGGGTATTAACCTATCGCGACCTGCACTTCAAAGTGTGTCAGTTTGCCAATGTGCTTAAGAACAACGGCGTTAAAAAAGGCGACCGGGTTTGTATCTATATGGGCATGGTGCCCGAGCTGGCAATAGCAGTACTGGCCTGTGCACGCATTGGTGCTATTCACTCTGTAGTGTTTGGCGGCTTTAGCGCACAAAGCATTGCCGACCGCCTGCAGGATGCGAAGGCAGAGTTTGTAGTTACCTGTGACGGCGCCTTTCGTGGTAATAAAGAAATTCCCCTGAAAGGTGTTATCGACGATGCACTGGTGCAATGCCCCTTTGTAAAAAGGGTGATTGTTTTAACCAGAACCCGCACGGCTGTATCTATGATAAAAGGCCGCGACGTTTGGTGGGAAGATGAGATCAAACGGGTGGAAACACAGGGTAACCCCGAATGTGTAGCGGAAGAAATGGATGCGGAAGACATGTTGTTTATTTTATACACCTCCGGTTCAACCGGTAAGCCAAAAGGAGTAGTGCATACTGTTGGTGGTTATATGGTGTATACCAATTATAGCTTTGTAAATGTATTTCAGTACCAGCCCGGCGATGTGCATTTTTGTACGGCCGATATCGGTTGGATCACCGGCCATAGTTATATTGTTTATGGCCCATTAAGCGCCGGCGCTACTTCGCTGATGTTTGAAGGCGTGCCTACCTGGCCCGATGCCGGCAGGTTTTGGGAAATCGTAGACAAATACAAAGTAAACGTATTATATACTGCACCTACGGCCATCCGCTCATTGATGGGTTTTGGCCTGGATCCATTAAAAGGCCGCAGCCTCGATTCGCTGAAAGTACTGGGTACTGTAGGTGAACCTATCAATGAAGAAGCATGGCATTGGTACGATGAGCACATCGGCAAAAAGAAATGCCCCATTGTTGATACCTGGTGGCAAACTGAAACCGGAGGTATTCTTATTTCCAACTTAGCAGGCGTAACCCCCGCTAAACCAGCCCATGCTACCCTGCCATTACCAGGCGTACAGCCGGTACTGGTAGATGAGAACGGGAAAGAAATCACCGGCAATTCGGTGAGTGGTAATCTTTGTATCAAATTCCCCTGGCCAGGCATATTGCGCACTACCTACGGCGATCATGAGCGTTGCCGCCTGAACTATTTTGCTACCTACGAAAACCTGTATTTTACCGGCGATGGTTGCTTACGCGATGAAGTGGGCAATTACCGCATAACCGGCCGCGTAGATGATGTGCTGAACGTGAGCGGTCACCGCATTGGTACAGCTGAAGTGGAGAATGCCATTAACATGCATGCCGGGGTGGTGGAAAGTGCAGTGGTTGGTTATCCGCATGATATTAAGGGACAGGGCATTTATTGCTTTGTTATTTACCAGGGCGCGCATGGTGACGATGAAAACCTGGCCCGCAAGGATATTACCCAAACCGTTGCACGCATTATTGGCGCCATTGCCAAGCCCGATAAAATTCAATTTGTAAGCGGGTTGCCTAAAACAAGAAGCGGGAAGATCATGCGCCGCATCTTACGCAAAATTGCTGAAGGTGAAGTGGATAAACTGGGCGATACTTCTACCTTGCTGGATCCTGGTGTGGTGGATGAAATAGCGAAAGGAAGATTATAG